A genomic segment from Nicotiana sylvestris chromosome 1, ASM39365v2, whole genome shotgun sequence encodes:
- the LOC138878118 gene encoding uncharacterized protein: MGNKVRWPKEMRSNPNRRNLDHWCEFHNDHGHKTIDCRLLQGEVDHLLKQGYLTKLFSEKGKQDMKNRQEPPKPLSPKRTVNVISGGEEINGVTYTVAKNISKVTVTHGKRVRHVLEEESITFDDADADGVLTPHNDALIISLLVHDINVKRVLIDLGSSVNIILLRVLNEMQAEDKLVPKAHTLSCFDNSSVVTKRGVILTTFAEGVVKDTKFQVVEMEMAYNIILGRLWIHEMDDVMSTLHQVIKFSSP; this comes from the coding sequence ATGGGTAATAAGGTGcggtggccaaaggaaatgagatcaaatCCAAATAGGCGTAATCTTGatcattggtgcgagtttcacaacgaTCATGGTCATAAAACAATAGATTGTAGATTACTACAAGGTGAAGTAGACCATTTATTAAAGCAAGGGTATCTTACCAAactatttagtgaaaaaggtaagcaagacatgaagaacaggcaggagcccCCTAAACCTCTTTCTCCGAAAAGGACCGTGAATGTTATAAGCGGGGGCGAAGAAATCAATGGCGTGACATATACGGTGGCTAAGAACATTTCAAAAGTTACAGTTACACACGGGAAGCGGGTCCGGCATGTTTTGGAGGAAGAaagtattacatttgatgatgcagatgcggaCGGCGTGTTAACTCCACACAACGATGCTCTGAtaatatctctacttgtacatgatattaatgtgaaacgagttttgattgatctaggtagttccgtgaacataaTTTTGTTAAGAGTATTAaacgagatgcaagctgaagataagctAGTACCTAAGGCACATACTTTATCTTGTTTTGACAATTCAAGTGTTGTAACAAAAAGGGGGGTAATACTTACCACATTCGCAGAAGGGGTTGTCAAAGATACGAAATTTCAGGTGGTTGAGatggaaatggcttacaatatAATTCTCGGGAGACTGTGGATTCACGAGATGGATGATGTGATGTCTaccttacatcaagttattaaattttcaTCACCATAG